One Nicotiana sylvestris chromosome 12, ASM39365v2, whole genome shotgun sequence genomic window carries:
- the LOC138883032 gene encoding uncharacterized protein, with amino-acid sequence MAPYEALYGRRYRSPIRWFEPGEAKLYGTDLVQDALDKVKLIQERLRTAQYRQKSYTDLKARDVSFMVGEKVLLKVSPMKGVMRFGKKDFSTIQLDESLGYEEEPVAIIDRQDHQLRSRRISVVRVQWRGQPVKEANRESEEDMRNSYPHLFSKSGSKAGVSGYQSGAHP; translated from the exons atggctccatacgaggctttatatggtcgacgTTATCGTTCTCCTATCaggtggtttgagcccggtgaggctaagttatatggtacagatttggtacaagatgccttggacaaggtaaagttgatccaggagaggcttcgcacagctcagtatagacagaagagttacacggatcTGAAGGCGCGTGATGTGTCGtttatggttggcgagaaggtcctcttgaaagtctcgccaatgaagggtgtcatgagattcgggaagaagg acttcagtactattcaactggatgagagtttgggttatgaggaggagccagttgccattattgatagacaggatcACCAGTTGAGATCCAGGAGAATTTCTGTGGTgagggtccagtggaggggccaaccagtcaagGAGGCGAAcagggagtccgaggaggacatgcggaacagttatccacatttattcagcaaatcag gatctaagGCAGGCGTCTCTGGTTATCAGTCTGGAGCGCATCCCTGA